One Vicia villosa cultivar HV-30 ecotype Madison, WI linkage group LG5, Vvil1.0, whole genome shotgun sequence genomic window, TTTTCAGGATCTCGCTCTTGCAAGGAAATCAATATGTGTCTAGGAGGAACATGTCTCTTTGTCAAATCAGCAACATGCTGCTTCTCATCTGTTGTCAACCTACCAACAAAGGAATGACCTTCTAATCTATCTAGTAAAccatgattatgaactccacatTTTACATCAACCTTCCATCCAGACCCATCTTTTATCGGAGTCGACCTGATTTTGAATGGACATCCACGTCTCTTAGTAGCACTTTGAGTTTCACTTTTATCCTTATATTTTCCCTTTTTATTGCACCCAAATATCACTTTGTTGCTTCTTCCTCTTTTGCCTGTTTCAATGTCCGAACGGGTGATGATAACGGTCACTTTATTGTTGATTATGGTCTCTTTAACCCATCGGATAACCTCTTCCCGTGTGACAAATCTTTGTGAAGTTGTGAAAGCATCAGCGGTATCTACAGTTGTCTCGTTTTTTTGACAAATCTGGAGCAGAATTTCCATAcctgaaaaaacattaaaaaaataaaaaatggaaaaagcaTTCTGGAAGACATAGGAAAAGAGTTCCGGAAATACATTCTGGAATGCATTGGTGAACTCTTCCGGTTTGCAAAAAAGCGTACCAGAACACTTTATCAAAGTGTTCCGGTATGGTTTTCATCTTTCCGGAATAGTTTTAGAAAGACTTCCGGGTGTTTTTTCTTGTGAACCGGAAGAGTTGGGGAATAAGTTCCGATTTGTTTATTTACATACCGGAAGACTTGCATAAAGTGTTCCAAAATTGAGGCGCGTTGGGGtgcagttttcattttttttttgactttttgagTGAATGATAAAAAGTAAAATGGTAAAATAGTTAATAACTTTAAAGGGTAAAATtgccattttttaaaaattgtagggGTACAAAGGCAACTGTAGGGGTACAAAGTAATATTTTTGCAAAGTGGTTGTCACTGAAGCCCAATACATATTAGGGATAAGCAAAAGGAATGTTCTCCTTTGTCATCAGATGCACGGATAGTGTGGCAGGGTTTACGAAATCTCCAAAAATCGTTTTTCAGCCAAAATCCAAAATATCCTCCGATGACGACGCCATGATTTCGGTTCCATGCTTCAGTGGTTTTCCAGTCGACGTTTATCAATATCTGAGCGAAACTGCTAATGGGCTAACAAAGAGCATGGATGATAGAAGAGTTCGTTTTGACCTGGCTTCAGACCTCAAAGGCAAAGGTGTGTTAGACCATCGTTCACGTGATGGAAAGATCGACATGTAAGGGTTGCAAGATTGCAAAGGACCTAGTGAAGCTTCGCCGGGGACGGGAGAGAAGGTTTTCCCACTTGCAAGGTCTTCTGCAACGGTGGCTTCAATCGAAAGTGAAGGCTAAGTTTGTACAAAAAGTGTAGTTAACGTATATATTATGGTCTGCATGTTAAAAAAGATGAAATGTATATCtagggttttgaaaatgatttacaaTGTGATGAGCCAGGCGTGTTGTTAGCTATAGATAGTATATGAGAATGATCATTTGTAATTTGTTGATActattgaaattgatttaaaaacCTATTGTGGTAGCAGTATTTGTCTAATTCATTTGCAAGGTATGACATATGTTATGAAATGGTAGTGAATGTTTAaaatgtgaatatatatatatatatatatatatatatatatatatatatatatatgaatgtatgtatatatatgtatatatatatatatatatatat contains:
- the LOC131604223 gene encoding protein FAR1-RELATED SEQUENCE 5-like — protein: MKTIPEHFDKVFWYAFLQTGRVHQCIPECMEILLQICQKNETTVDTADAFTTSQRFVTREEVIRWVKETIINNKVTVIITRSDIETGKRGRSNKVIFGCNKKGKYKDKSETQSATKRRGCPFKIRSTPIKDGSGWKVDVKCGVHNHGLLDRLEGHSFVGRLTTDEKQHVADLTKRHVPPRHILISLQERDPENITRITQIYKHTSVIEAEIRGPRSEIQHLLKLIEEANYVYWSRKRDDLVVVRDIFWANPDSVKLLSLFPSVLIMDATYKTTKYRQPLFEIVGMTSTDLTFAVVFAYMECEQTESYCWVLDKLKQLFMKKDVGP